From the Leptospira biflexa serovar Patoc strain 'Patoc 1 (Paris)' genome, one window contains:
- a CDS encoding glycosyltransferase family 4 protein translates to MILFDFQTFLNQKYGGISRLFVEVMDYLSKHDSEFELPLVSSENVNLIGKDFYKPIFKIKYALEVPEIETWLSGKSFSGKTFLYSLYKSFKKLQNKLVIRFLNRRNQKLITKKLLDQKFKVFHPTYFDNYYLDQISKGPNKFVITIFDLIHERFPGYYKLDDIALRNRKSLCYAADRIIAISKSTKNDLMEFYGIPNDKIEVIHLASNLHLAFDLESNLIWKNYILFVGERGGYKNFNNFVHGVSPIIQKYKVNLIFAGGGKFTHEEKETLKKANVLGKSLQIPFQSDSEIKQLYQNALVFVFPSMYEGFGIPLLESMSLGCPVACSNTSSFPEVVGDAAVTFDPWYPESIRDSVDRLFNSESLRLKMIARGKERSKQFSWEKTGEKHLKIYNQLLASSFESK, encoded by the coding sequence ATGATTCTATTTGATTTTCAAACTTTTTTAAATCAAAAATACGGTGGAATTTCTCGTTTGTTTGTCGAAGTAATGGATTATCTCAGCAAACATGATAGCGAGTTTGAATTACCACTTGTATCCTCCGAAAATGTGAATTTAATTGGAAAGGATTTCTATAAGCCAATTTTTAAAATAAAGTATGCTTTGGAAGTTCCTGAAATTGAAACTTGGCTTTCGGGCAAAAGTTTTTCAGGAAAGACATTTCTTTATTCATTATATAAGTCATTCAAAAAACTCCAAAATAAGTTGGTTATCAGGTTTTTAAATAGAAGAAATCAGAAACTGATTACTAAGAAATTGTTGGATCAAAAATTTAAAGTTTTTCATCCAACGTATTTTGATAATTACTATTTAGATCAAATTTCGAAAGGTCCAAATAAATTTGTCATCACAATTTTTGATTTGATTCACGAACGTTTTCCCGGTTATTATAAGCTGGATGATATAGCTTTACGAAACCGAAAATCGCTTTGTTATGCGGCGGATAGAATCATTGCAATTTCGAAATCAACCAAAAATGATTTAATGGAGTTTTATGGTATTCCAAATGATAAAATCGAAGTCATTCATTTGGCCTCTAATTTGCATTTGGCTTTTGATTTAGAATCTAATCTGATTTGGAAAAATTATATTCTATTTGTTGGAGAAAGGGGTGGCTATAAAAATTTCAATAACTTTGTGCACGGAGTTTCTCCCATTATACAAAAATATAAGGTAAATCTAATTTTTGCTGGAGGTGGTAAATTTACTCATGAAGAAAAAGAAACTCTTAAAAAAGCCAATGTCTTGGGAAAATCACTTCAGATTCCTTTTCAATCTGATTCGGAAATAAAACAACTTTACCAAAATGCTTTGGTATTTGTATTTCCTTCTATGTATGAAGGATTTGGAATTCCGCTCTTAGAATCTATGTCACTCGGTTGTCCAGTCGCATGTAGTAATACTAGTTCATTTCCCGAGGTAGTTGGTGACGCAGCTGTAACTTTTGATCCATGGTATCCTGAATCGATTAGAGATTCTGTCGATCGATTATTTAATTCTGAATCGTTGCGACTAAAAATGATTGCTAGAGGAAAAGAGCGATCGAAACAATTTTCTTGGGAAAAAACTGGTGAAAAACATCTGAAAATCTATAATCAATTATTGGCATCTTCTTTTGAATCCAAATAA
- a CDS encoding phytanoyl-CoA dioxygenase family protein, which translates to MINLFCRTRGRSNQIIHKIVSLISSKVKLDSIDGIVPIKSKFDLKKVVKQLDENGYVVFENVLTEEVCDYLYKFGTTTESSARPLYSGRGQVAKNTVIDFNNLIAIHYDFNEETLINDPVIQSLMADKSLIAIAQEYLNCTPISNVTGMWWQTDFEKTPNDEAATMWHFDMDHVRWIKYFFYITDVNTNSGPHCFVEGTHKPGKIPKKLLKRGYARITDEEIAEAYPENMVREFIGKRGTLIIEDTIGLHKGKHVVDGSRLLFQLTFSDHLFGGNYPERKFTKFADSKVKEFISKNPKIFRKYLETSVNQ; encoded by the coding sequence ATGATCAACCTGTTTTGTCGAACAAGAGGTCGTTCTAATCAAATAATCCACAAAATTGTTAGTTTGATTAGTTCTAAGGTTAAGTTAGACAGTATTGACGGGATCGTACCGATTAAGTCCAAATTTGATTTGAAGAAAGTTGTCAAACAGTTGGACGAAAATGGATATGTAGTGTTTGAGAACGTTCTAACAGAAGAGGTGTGTGATTATTTATATAAATTCGGAACGACTACCGAGAGTAGTGCGCGTCCTCTGTATTCTGGTAGGGGACAGGTAGCAAAGAACACCGTTATCGATTTTAATAATTTAATTGCAATTCACTATGATTTTAACGAGGAAACATTAATTAATGATCCGGTAATCCAGTCTTTGATGGCTGATAAGTCTTTGATTGCAATTGCACAGGAATATTTGAATTGTACTCCAATATCTAATGTTACAGGAATGTGGTGGCAAACAGATTTTGAAAAAACACCAAATGATGAGGCTGCGACAATGTGGCATTTTGATATGGACCACGTTCGATGGATTAAATATTTCTTCTATATTACGGATGTGAATACAAACAGCGGACCACATTGTTTTGTTGAGGGAACCCATAAACCTGGAAAAATTCCGAAAAAACTATTAAAGAGAGGATATGCTCGTATTACCGATGAGGAAATTGCGGAAGCATATCCCGAGAATATGGTAAGGGAATTTATTGGTAAACGAGGTACTTTAATAATTGAAGATACAATTGGTTTACACAAAGGCAAACATGTTGTGGATGGCTCTAGATTACTGTTTCAATTAACTTTTAGTGATCATTTATTTGGAGGAAATTATCCTGAGAGGAAGTTTACGAAATTTGCTGATTCGAAAGTAAAAGAATTTATTTCTAAAAACCCGAAAATATTTAGAAAATATTTAGAAACTTCCGTTAATCAATGA
- a CDS encoding methyltransferase, TIGR04325 family encodes MLKRLFGFLRNEERKVEITFTGNYATWDEASTICSGYDSDIIINKVKVSLQLVRDGKAIYERDSVIFDNIEYSQPLLLGLLFASALNGGKLKVLDFGGSLGSSYFQNRKFLSKLPLVEWSIVEQEKMVSIGKLEFENKELRFFHTIGEAVKNRQPKTVILSSVLPYIKNPYEVLALIKSFNFETIIVDRTPFFIKDLPDRITIETVPPEIYIAKYPAWFFNYKTFLDYLSDKYELVESFESNDHYSLVDAEIIYRALIFKRKI; translated from the coding sequence ATTCTAAAAAGACTTTTTGGATTTCTTAGGAATGAAGAGAGAAAGGTAGAAATTACTTTTACTGGTAATTATGCGACTTGGGACGAAGCATCGACAATTTGTTCAGGTTACGATTCGGATATAATCATCAATAAAGTAAAGGTTTCTTTACAATTAGTTCGAGATGGAAAAGCCATTTATGAACGTGATTCGGTTATTTTTGATAACATAGAATATTCGCAGCCACTTTTATTAGGATTATTATTTGCATCAGCCTTGAATGGAGGGAAGCTAAAGGTTTTAGATTTCGGCGGATCACTTGGTAGTAGTTATTTTCAGAATCGGAAGTTTTTATCTAAATTACCTTTAGTAGAATGGAGTATCGTTGAACAAGAGAAGATGGTCTCCATTGGGAAGTTAGAGTTCGAAAATAAAGAACTCCGCTTTTTTCATACGATAGGTGAGGCAGTAAAGAATCGGCAGCCAAAAACAGTAATTTTGTCGAGCGTTTTGCCATATATCAAAAATCCTTATGAAGTATTAGCGTTAATCAAAAGTTTTAATTTTGAAACAATCATTGTTGATCGAACTCCTTTTTTTATAAAAGATCTACCTGATCGCATTACGATTGAGACTGTCCCTCCAGAAATTTACATTGCAAAGTATCCTGCTTGGTTTTTTAATTATAAAACTTTTTTGGATTATTTATCAGATAAATATGAATTGGTGGAATCCTTTGAATCAAATGACCACTATTCTTTGGTCGACGCTGAAATTATCTATCGGGCATTGATATTTAAGAGAAAAATATGA
- a CDS encoding sugar 3,4-ketoisomerase, whose product MDELIVKNSGYVRLKQFMDQREGSLTVAESNRDIPFEIKRTYYIIQKNASDVTRGNHAHKETVQVIFCLSGNFVLHLNDGEKTQKILMNESNLGVILGKELWHSMESISPGCIMLVYASDYFDEDDYLRHYDEFLKYIAEKRND is encoded by the coding sequence ATGGATGAACTCATTGTAAAAAATTCCGGTTATGTTCGTTTGAAACAGTTTATGGATCAAAGAGAGGGGAGTCTAACTGTTGCCGAATCTAATCGAGACATTCCTTTCGAGATCAAAAGAACATACTATATCATTCAAAAAAATGCTTCTGATGTCACTAGAGGAAATCACGCACATAAAGAAACAGTCCAAGTTATTTTTTGTTTAAGTGGTAACTTTGTTTTACATCTAAACGATGGAGAGAAAACGCAAAAAATTTTAATGAATGAAAGTAATCTTGGTGTAATACTAGGAAAAGAATTATGGCATTCCATGGAATCGATTTCCCCTGGTTGCATTATGTTGGTATATGCTTCTGACTATTTTGATGAAGATGATTATCTCCGTCATTACGATGAATTTTTGAAATACATTGCCGAAAAAAGAAATGATTGA
- a CDS encoding acyltransferase, protein MIRKIRSYFIHRIIKILNRLLNDRFEQISNRYHLVCEGTFYSSNGCSIGVGSNLIIPNGTELLLGEGVYIGRNVEIGPGNRIEIGDYTSIQDRTTILGDVSIGRYCTFAANISISSGNHYFDKFPELNIKDQDRRVLKDPVLRNQLSKPVVIEDDCWLGANVFVMNGLKIGKGSVIGANAVITKDVLPYSVVAGVPGKKIRNRINFIPPTSLDCNRSIDLPYFYSGFLVSDAERERYHELNGLGTKKQFSIALKHDSGDVVVVRCKKIVSGKVWLRYNDSKQELSDEFTDLSFRLDSEESIIHFSLAIDPNQNLDQSLSMIVVGSCSIKKQ, encoded by the coding sequence ATGATTCGTAAGATTAGAAGTTACTTTATTCACCGTATTATAAAGATTCTTAATCGGCTTTTGAACGATAGATTCGAACAGATATCGAATCGTTATCATTTGGTTTGTGAAGGAACTTTTTACTCTTCAAATGGTTGTTCGATTGGTGTCGGATCGAATTTAATTATACCAAATGGCACCGAGTTATTACTAGGTGAAGGTGTCTATATTGGTCGTAACGTGGAAATTGGACCTGGTAATCGAATTGAAATAGGCGATTATACATCTATCCAAGATCGAACTACCATACTTGGAGATGTATCCATTGGTCGTTATTGTACATTTGCAGCAAACATCAGTATTAGTTCAGGGAATCATTATTTTGATAAATTCCCTGAGTTGAATATTAAAGATCAGGATCGTAGAGTTTTGAAGGATCCTGTGTTAAGAAACCAACTTAGTAAACCAGTGGTAATTGAAGATGATTGTTGGTTAGGTGCAAACGTGTTTGTGATGAATGGCTTGAAAATTGGTAAGGGGAGCGTTATCGGAGCCAACGCAGTGATAACAAAGGATGTTTTACCTTATTCTGTTGTTGCAGGCGTTCCTGGAAAAAAAATTAGAAATAGAATAAATTTTATTCCACCTACATCACTAGACTGTAACCGAAGTATTGATTTACCTTATTTTTACTCTGGTTTTTTAGTTTCTGATGCAGAAAGAGAACGTTATCACGAATTGAATGGTCTTGGCACAAAAAAACAATTCTCAATTGCATTAAAACACGATTCTGGGGACGTAGTTGTAGTTCGTTGTAAGAAAATTGTATCTGGAAAAGTTTGGTTAAGATATAATGATTCGAAACAAGAGTTATCTGATGAATTTACGGATCTAAGTTTTCGATTGGATAGTGAAGAGTCTATCATTCATTTTTCTCTTGCGATTGATCCAAATCAGAATCTGGATCAATCTTTGTCTATGATTGTAGTTGGATCATGTTCCATCAAAAAACAATGA
- a CDS encoding FkbM family methyltransferase, with product MFLIKRIVNKLQSENYFRSYSQEGEDMVLRDFFGDKRNGYFVDIGAYDPYRFSNTNYFYGLGWTGINIEPSPDGFKRFEIHRKRDKNLNIGISLEESELIYYRFEEAALNTFDTERVKFLEETTNYKSKDSVKVKVRPLASVLQEFSLDKEIDFMNIDVEWNEISVLKSGDWKKFRPKVILIEILNFELETIAKNPIHLLLNEIGYSFYCKTPRTCFYLDKNFST from the coding sequence TTGTTTTTAATTAAAAGAATAGTAAATAAACTTCAAAGTGAAAACTACTTTCGTTCTTATTCCCAAGAAGGAGAGGATATGGTTCTCCGTGATTTTTTTGGAGATAAAAGAAATGGTTATTTTGTGGACATTGGAGCTTATGACCCGTATCGGTTTTCTAATACGAATTATTTTTATGGATTGGGTTGGACTGGTATTAATATTGAGCCGTCTCCAGATGGATTTAAAAGGTTCGAAATTCACAGAAAGCGGGATAAAAATTTAAATATCGGGATAAGTTTAGAAGAATCTGAATTAATTTATTATCGATTTGAAGAAGCTGCTTTGAATACCTTCGATACCGAAAGAGTTAAGTTCTTAGAAGAAACCACGAATTATAAGTCAAAAGATAGCGTAAAGGTTAAGGTAAGACCACTTGCAAGTGTGTTGCAGGAGTTCTCTTTGGATAAAGAGATCGATTTTATGAATATTGATGTGGAATGGAATGAAATTTCGGTTTTGAAATCGGGCGATTGGAAGAAGTTTAGACCGAAAGTAATTTTAATAGAAATTTTAAATTTCGAGCTTGAGACAATTGCTAAAAATCCAATCCATCTTTTATTAAATGAAATCGGATATTCATTTTATTGTAAAACTCCCCGCACTTGTTTTTACTTAGATAAAAACTTCTCTACTTAA
- a CDS encoding glycosyltransferase, whose protein sequence is MNPNNIPIITIVTPSFNQGAFISETLNSVIEQEGSFFIDFIVIDGLSTDNTIEILGNFEKKIKEYPSVVQISGKTFHSVGGNQGVSFTWKSENDFGQTDAINKGIKLMLDESRYFNWLCSDDRFRTKDVLATLLSNSREKSVVYGKSMYINEAGIDLKEYATSHVTSNSIFENFGIAQPSALICSKSKEDLFLDLQYSSIMDLFLWVKLFSLGFEFKYLDNYILSDYRIHSLSKTSSWRLRTYIEILSLMKSKQKRISLKLMRAMYHECIRYGNGKLGRILIRFNSRYVDGFLIRILMIAINYFNVDPSYLLSSPKQHWNP, encoded by the coding sequence TTGAATCCAAATAACATACCTATCATAACAATTGTCACTCCATCCTTCAACCAAGGTGCTTTTATTTCCGAAACACTAAATTCTGTAATAGAACAAGAAGGTTCGTTTTTTATTGATTTTATAGTTATAGATGGTCTTTCCACTGATAACACGATAGAAATTCTTGGAAATTTTGAAAAAAAAATAAAGGAATACCCTTCTGTGGTTCAAATTTCCGGCAAAACATTTCACTCAGTTGGGGGAAACCAAGGTGTATCTTTTACTTGGAAATCGGAAAATGATTTTGGTCAAACTGATGCGATCAATAAAGGTATTAAACTAATGTTAGATGAAAGTCGATACTTTAATTGGCTTTGTAGTGATGATAGATTCCGAACGAAAGACGTTTTAGCAACATTGTTATCGAATTCTAGAGAAAAATCAGTAGTTTATGGAAAATCAATGTATATTAATGAGGCTGGGATTGATTTAAAAGAATACGCAACATCACATGTAACATCAAATTCAATTTTTGAAAATTTCGGTATTGCTCAGCCTTCCGCGTTGATATGCTCTAAATCCAAAGAAGACCTTTTTTTGGATTTGCAATATTCGTCTATTATGGATCTATTTCTTTGGGTAAAATTATTTTCATTAGGATTTGAATTTAAGTATTTAGATAACTATATTCTATCTGATTATAGGATTCATTCTTTAAGTAAGACATCTTCTTGGAGGTTGAGAACGTATATCGAAATTTTATCGCTCATGAAATCCAAACAAAAGAGAATATCTTTGAAATTGATGCGAGCAATGTATCATGAATGCATTCGATATGGAAATGGGAAATTAGGAAGGATCTTGATTCGATTTAATTCAAGATATGTGGATGGATTTCTGATTCGAATTTTAATGATAGCTATTAACTATTTTAATGTAGACCCATCTTATTTGCTTTCAAGTCCTAAGCAACATTGGAATCCTTAA
- a CDS encoding DegT/DnrJ/EryC1/StrS family aminotransferase, whose product MIEYENLKLLNAPFQDEINEAIIRVAKSGWFILGQELEKFEAEFAAFNGNKYCIGVASGLDALTLSLKYYNFSEGMEVIVPSNTYIATVLSIIQNGLKPVLVEPSMDTYNIDPVKIKEKITKNTCAVLVVHLYGRPCDMEPIVEICNVNNLVLIEDCAQAHGAKYNQKNVGTFGHVNAFSFYPTKNLGALGDAGAVVTDDPNIADKIRKLRNYGSSVKYYNEFVGMNSRLDEIQAAILSVKLKHLSKINQHKKELFQIYETGLSSMFIKPLPDDHKIYQVHHIYPIRSFHREKLRSYLLDNGIKTEIHYPVPPHKQRALNDYKTGDWGRVVGSYPIAEEIHETELSLPISFIHSKSEIERVVELLNRWQN is encoded by the coding sequence ATGATTGAATATGAAAATTTAAAACTGCTAAATGCGCCGTTTCAAGATGAAATCAATGAGGCAATCATCCGAGTAGCAAAGAGTGGATGGTTCATATTAGGTCAGGAATTGGAAAAATTTGAAGCCGAATTTGCAGCATTTAATGGTAACAAATATTGTATTGGCGTTGCCTCTGGACTAGATGCTTTGACGTTAAGTCTTAAATATTATAATTTCTCAGAGGGTATGGAGGTAATAGTTCCCTCTAATACTTATATTGCGACTGTTTTATCTATCATTCAAAACGGACTTAAGCCAGTTTTAGTGGAACCTTCGATGGATACTTATAATATTGATCCTGTAAAAATAAAAGAAAAGATAACTAAGAATACTTGTGCCGTGTTGGTGGTACATCTTTATGGTAGGCCCTGTGACATGGAGCCGATTGTAGAAATTTGTAATGTAAATAATTTAGTATTAATTGAGGATTGTGCGCAAGCACATGGGGCCAAATATAACCAAAAGAATGTTGGTACATTTGGTCATGTAAATGCTTTTAGTTTTTATCCCACAAAAAACTTAGGTGCATTAGGAGATGCAGGTGCTGTTGTAACAGATGATCCGAATATCGCTGATAAAATACGAAAACTTCGAAACTATGGTTCTTCGGTAAAATACTATAATGAATTTGTCGGAATGAATTCAAGACTAGATGAAATTCAAGCAGCAATTCTTTCGGTTAAATTAAAACATCTTTCCAAAATCAATCAGCATAAAAAAGAACTCTTCCAAATTTACGAAACTGGATTGTCAAGCATGTTTATCAAACCGCTACCTGATGATCATAAAATCTATCAAGTCCATCATATTTATCCAATCAGATCTTTTCATCGAGAAAAGTTAAGAAGTTATCTATTGGATAACGGAATCAAAACAGAAATTCACTATCCAGTGCCACCTCATAAACAGAGAGCTTTAAACGATTATAAAACTGGAGATTGGGGTAGGGTGGTTGGTTCTTATCCAATTGCAGAAGAAATTCATGAAACGGAACTTAGTTTGCCAATTTCTTTTATTCATTCAAAATCCGAAATCGAACGAGTTGTTGAACTTTTAAATAGGTGGCAAAATTAA
- a CDS encoding class I SAM-dependent methyltransferase — MNRDFLPNFKYIFLNPFFITRRFLFLNIQKLSVHIKKGKLLDIGCGTKPYKNFFKDSEYVGMDYAYGINSSNPVADVFYDGKNFPFKANTFDYFLATEVLEHVFNPDDFILEINRVLKKGGIGIVTVPFVWDEHEVPYDFARYSSFGVKALLERNGFQILEQHKTGNFILTLGQMFCTYLYYYFSRKRSIYRLSLPLVFAPIQLITIFLSKLLPSNNGFYLDNILLVKKK, encoded by the coding sequence ATGAATAGAGACTTTTTACCGAATTTTAAATATATCTTCCTAAATCCTTTCTTTATTACGAGAAGATTCCTTTTTTTGAACATCCAGAAATTAAGTGTTCATATAAAAAAAGGGAAGTTACTTGATATCGGATGTGGCACAAAGCCATATAAGAATTTCTTTAAAGATTCTGAATATGTAGGAATGGATTATGCGTATGGAATTAATTCTTCAAATCCGGTTGCCGATGTCTTCTATGATGGAAAGAATTTTCCATTTAAAGCCAATACCTTTGATTACTTTTTAGCAACAGAAGTTCTGGAACACGTTTTTAATCCAGATGATTTCATTCTTGAAATCAACAGAGTCCTTAAAAAAGGAGGAATTGGCATTGTTACTGTTCCTTTCGTTTGGGATGAACATGAAGTTCCATATGATTTTGCAAGATATTCGTCGTTTGGAGTTAAGGCATTATTGGAGCGAAATGGTTTTCAAATTTTAGAACAACATAAAACGGGAAACTTTATTTTAACTCTTGGGCAAATGTTTTGTACTTATTTATACTATTATTTTTCCAGGAAGCGCTCAATCTATAGATTAAGTTTGCCTTTGGTGTTTGCTCCGATTCAGCTAATCACAATTTTTTTGTCTAAACTGCTTCCATCTAACAACGGATTTTACTTAGACAATATTCTTTTGGTGAAGAAAAAATAA
- a CDS encoding ABC transporter permease produces the protein MNSINTPELVEDWDLILEPRRKWYSLRLGEIIRYRDLLFLFVRRDIVSVYKQTILGPIWFFIQPVLTSLTFAVIFGVVAGIATDGIPNFLFYLSGITIWNYFADTLVKTSDTFVVNAAIFGKVYFPRLIVPISIAISNLVKFFLQFVLLLGVMLFYSFLGTEIKISFYYLLIPFLIFLMGIIGLGFGIIISSLTTKYRDLKFLVNFGVQLLMYCSPIVFPLSIVTNNFPKMKLILLLNPVTSLIEAFRFILLGVGVFDWVYLGISLGFTVVLVFLSIIIFNRVERSFIDTV, from the coding sequence ATGAATAGCATTAATACTCCTGAGCTTGTCGAAGATTGGGACTTGATTTTAGAACCACGTAGAAAGTGGTATTCTTTGCGTTTAGGTGAAATCATTCGATATAGAGATTTACTTTTTCTATTCGTGAGAAGAGATATAGTTTCTGTATATAAACAAACAATCCTTGGCCCCATATGGTTCTTTATTCAACCAGTTTTAACCTCTTTAACTTTTGCAGTAATATTTGGCGTGGTAGCAGGAATTGCTACTGATGGTATTCCAAATTTTCTATTTTATTTAAGTGGAATTACAATTTGGAATTACTTTGCTGATACTTTAGTGAAAACTTCTGATACTTTTGTGGTCAATGCTGCAATATTTGGAAAAGTTTATTTTCCTCGCTTAATCGTTCCAATATCAATTGCTATTTCAAATTTGGTTAAATTTTTTCTGCAGTTCGTTTTGTTATTAGGGGTGATGTTGTTTTATAGCTTTTTAGGGACAGAGATAAAGATAAGTTTTTACTATCTTTTAATCCCTTTTTTGATTTTTTTGATGGGTATTATTGGTTTAGGATTTGGTATTATTATTTCATCCTTAACAACAAAGTATCGGGATTTGAAATTTTTGGTTAATTTTGGCGTACAACTCTTGATGTATTGTTCACCGATCGTTTTTCCTCTTTCGATCGTAACTAATAATTTTCCGAAGATGAAATTAATTTTATTATTAAATCCAGTTACAAGTTTGATCGAGGCTTTTCGTTTTATCCTTCTCGGAGTTGGTGTTTTTGATTGGGTCTATCTCGGAATCAGTTTGGGATTTACCGTCGTTTTAGTTTTTCTTTCAATAATCATTTTCAATCGAGTTGAGAGATCATTTATCGATACTGTTTAG
- a CDS encoding ABC transporter ATP-binding protein codes for MSDVVLRIDNISKQYRLGQISTGSLAHDLNRWWKLLRGKEDPYLQVGQFNDRSVASDSEYVWSLKNVSFDVKRGDVVGIIGKNGAGKSTLLKILSQVTSPTQGSVKIKGRVAALLEVGTGFHPDLTGRENVFLNGAILGMTSAEIKSKFDEIINFSGVEKYIDTPVKRYSSGMMVRLGFAVAAHLEPEILIVDEVLAVGDAEFQKKCLGKIQNVSSEGRTVLFVSHNMQALQAICKRGILLKHGMVEENSDIDVCIQKYTGLFQEANLENLAINDRLGRTNSNGNALFTSVSPRTGNQHSWSFDSKVDVYLDFTLNIREHCDGLSFYFALIEPLAMSVITNYKTCMTEHSPKVGEPFHFSLKIPKNSLRVGQYLMYIAIGDKDLRKWYDVIDNNINLPALSITSSELDPHHNMGLVSLPFELKIEK; via the coding sequence ATGAGTGATGTAGTTTTACGAATAGATAATATCTCCAAACAATACAGATTGGGTCAAATAAGCACAGGTTCTTTGGCTCATGATTTAAACCGATGGTGGAAACTTCTCCGCGGGAAAGAAGATCCTTATTTGCAAGTAGGGCAATTTAATGACCGAAGTGTTGCTAGTGATAGCGAATACGTATGGTCGTTAAAAAATGTTAGTTTTGATGTAAAACGTGGAGATGTTGTTGGCATTATCGGTAAGAATGGTGCTGGAAAATCGACTCTTTTGAAAATATTATCCCAGGTCACTTCGCCTACACAGGGTAGTGTTAAAATTAAAGGTCGTGTTGCTGCATTGTTAGAAGTTGGAACTGGATTTCATCCTGACCTTACAGGTCGCGAGAATGTGTTTCTGAATGGGGCTATACTTGGAATGACCTCGGCAGAGATTAAAAGTAAATTTGATGAAATCATAAACTTTAGCGGAGTTGAAAAATACATAGATACTCCTGTAAAAAGATATTCTTCTGGAATGATGGTTCGTTTGGGATTTGCTGTTGCAGCACATTTGGAGCCGGAGATTTTGATTGTTGATGAAGTGTTGGCTGTCGGTGATGCCGAGTTTCAAAAGAAATGTTTAGGTAAAATCCAAAATGTTTCCAGCGAAGGAAGAACAGTTCTTTTTGTTAGTCACAATATGCAAGCACTTCAAGCAATTTGTAAACGAGGCATTTTGCTAAAACATGGAATGGTCGAAGAAAATAGTGATATTGATGTTTGCATTCAAAAATACACTGGTCTCTTTCAAGAAGCAAATTTAGAAAATTTAGCAATTAATGATCGATTGGGTCGCACGAATAGCAATGGAAATGCTTTGTTTACGAGTGTGAGTCCTCGAACGGGAAACCAACATTCTTGGAGCTTTGATTCAAAAGTTGATGTTTATTTAGATTTTACTTTAAATATTCGGGAACATTGTGATGGACTATCATTTTATTTTGCATTAATCGAACCTCTGGCAATGAGTGTGATTACAAATTATAAAACATGTATGACAGAACATTCTCCAAAGGTTGGGGAGCCATTCCATTTTTCCTTAAAGATTCCTAAAAATTCTCTTCGTGTTGGACAATATTTAATGTACATTGCAATTGGAGATAAGGATCTAAGGAAATGGTATGACGTCATTGATAATAACATAAATTTACCAGCGCTTAGTATCACTTCTTCCGAACTGGATCCACATCACAATATGGGTTTAGTGAGTCTCCCATTTGAATTGAAGATAGAAAAATAA